AAAGCGACTCCGCGGCAAGACTTGAGATAATTCCACCTGGGTATCAACTGATTAACCAACTGCGCCCCAGCAGACCTGGCGGTGGAATTGCTCTCCTTTACAGAGGCGACATTCCATAAAAAAGATCAGATGCACTACGATGACATCCTTCGAGTATGCTGAGTTTATTGTTAAATCTGGGTCACTTAGCACTAGACTTGAGATTGTTTACCATCCTCCATACTCTAGAGAGCACCCGCACACAGATAGGTCATTCTTAACCGAGTTCACGACATACCTGGAAAGTATCATACTATCAGTCGAGTCTTTGCTCATCGTCGGTGACTTTAATTTACACGTAGACGACCTAGACGACGCTGTCTCTGCTGTTTTTTTGGACACCCTTGAGTCTATGAACCTTGTGCAACACGTGACTGGTCCAACACATGAACACAATCATACCCTTGATTTAGTTATCACGCGTCAGTCTGATAAGGTCCTTTTATGTCAACCGAAGGTtggctttttttatttttcagatCATGCGCCTATCTTCTGTTCTTTAAATTCCATTAAGCCTCAATTCAGTTCTAAGTCATATACTTACAGGAAATACAAACCAGTGGATGTTGTGGCACTTAAGGAGGATCTCTCAGTCTCCACCCTCTGCAATGACGACTTCGCACATTTGGACGACTTGGTTAATTGCTACAATTCTACATTATCGTCGCTGATAGATCATTACGCCCCTTTGAATAAAAGAACTGTTGTAAACAGGCCACGTGTTCCCTGGATTGACTGTGATATCAAGGCAGCAATCAGAGAGAGGCGAAAAGCTGAACGTAAATGGCGGGCTAGCAAGTCACTCGCGGATTTTGCGgcgtttaaaataaaaaagaattaCGTCACTAAACTTATGAATAGTGCACGCTCCAAGTATTATAGCAACTTTTTCCGCGACAACAGCACTGACCAACGGAAATTATTTAGAGCAGCTAAGTCCTTACTTTCTGAGTCTAAGACTCTATCATTAGTGGATGGGACTGACACTTCGGCACTTGCTAATGATATTGGAGAGTTCTTCCTTCGGAAGGTCAAAGACATCCACTTGAAGTTGGAAACCAGCAGTTCATCGTTTTCCATGGTTGATTCTACTGTTTCACGTAGTGCTGATGTTTCATTAACGGAGTTTAATACTCTCTCTGTGGATGATGTCAGGAAATTAATATCCCGCTCGGCCAAGAAGTCCTCCTGCTTGGACCCCATGCCAACTGTAAGGGTCGTGCAGTGCTTAGATGAGCTGCTACCTGTTATTACGACAATTATCAACATGTCGTTAAAGCGCGGTCACTTTGCCGACAAATGGAAGGAAGCAATAGTCACCCCCCTACTAAAGAAACCCGGGACCGAAATGTTGTTTAAGAATCTCCGCCCTGTCAGCAATTTGGCCTTTACCTCCAAGCTGACAGATACTGCTGTTGCGGACCAACTGCAGTCTCACATGTCTCGCCATGGCTTGTACCCAGTTCTCCAATCTGCATATAGATGCCATCACAGTTCTGAGACAGCCTTACTAAAGGTCCGCAATGACATCCTTCTTAACATGAATAAGCAACATGTTACTCTTCTCGTGCTGTTAGATCTCAGTGCTGCGTTCGACACAGTGAATCATGAAATTCTACTTGAGAGCATGACGTCGAAGCTTGGTATCGGAGGTACAGTACTATCATGGTTTTGCTCCTACTTATCTGGTCGATCGCAGCGGGTAGCTGTTGATTATAAACTATTGAAGTCATTCCATCTTGACTGTGGCGTTCCGCAAGGGTCCTGTCTTGGCCCGCTGTTATTTAACATCTATTGTAGCAGTTTAATTGATATCGTTGAGGTTCACCTACCTGAATTTCATTCTTACGCAGACGATTCTCAGCTATACCTTTCATTCAGCCGGAGCAACTCTTTGTGTCAAGATGCTGCTGTGAGTGCCATGGAGACCTGCATTGCTGACATCAATAAATGGACTCAGCCCAATGGTCTTATGGTGAACGACGATAAAACTGACTTTATTATGATCGGAACTCGTCAGCAATTAGCTAAAGTCAATGTAACTAGCATACGAGTGGGAAATCATCTGATAACCAAGTCCAGATCTGTTAGGAATCTGGGTACTTGGTTCAATGATACATTTGATATGTCCCAACATGTGACCAATCTTTGCAGTGCATCATTCTTTTAGTTACACAATATAAGACGCATAAGAAAATATTTAACGCAAGAAGCGGCCGCAACACTGGTGCACTCTTTTGTCACATGCAGAATCGATTACTGCAATAGCTTATTGTATGGTCTACCTGACTACCAGTATCCAAGCTTCAAAGGGTCCAAAACTCGGCCGCCAGATTAGTTTATGAGGAAAGTAAATTCTGTCACATCACCCCATTATTgatgaaacttcattggcttcccataATCTACAAAATCAGGGTCAAAATAGCACTTTTAACGTACAAGGCAATCAGTGGCTTGGCGCCGTCCTACATAAGTGATCTTACTTCCATTAAGACCGGTGCAAATTACTCTTTGCGACCTGACAACGaattacttttaaattttcctttacgTAAGTCTTATTCTACACTTGGTGACCGTTCTTTTAGTATGGCTGCCCCTCACGTTTGGCATTCACTTCCTTCCTTCATTAGGAAAGCCACCacaattaacaattttaagaGTCAACTTAAAAcctattattttaaattattaataaattaacaattttattgGCACTTTGAATTCATGTAATTAATCTTAAGTTAACTTACAAAAGAGACCATTATGACGTTATCATAATGGGTGTTTatggcaaggtttttgtttaaacagtggtacgcatgctcaggcgggaggtacttcgtggttcacgttttcttccaatcagaatctagcaccctaccagtgacatacatatataagcgcgcgttacatcgcgctcaccccttttcagctgcacaccaTCACAATATGCTCAGCTATTGGAACTCGGATGTTTCGCAATTATGAACATATTCTTAGTTTATATGAACTGATAAATTTTATTGGTATTTTAATCCATGTTAAACGCATGCGATCATTCTGTCATGAAgcatgcgctatataagtttctaagttattattattattaagttgtTAATCTAGAATGGAAGCGAGAATATTAAGCTCAAAGCGCTCACGCTCAAGTTTAAAGAAATAACGAGTAGGCCTTTCTCCCTCTTCAAGCCACTGAACTCTGGAGCGAGCCTTAGAGCCATCCAACTCTTTCAAGCCTTCAGTTCACTTTCGAGCTCGGAAATTTCAGAGCTTGCCGACAAATCACGAGAAGTTATCAATGATGCGATTAACCAAAAGAACGCGCTCGTGCGAGAGCTCCCTGGGCTTATTCTTAGAACAAAAATCTAATTTGTGAACGAATAGAATGCTTAAAGAAATCCCACCACAACTTAACTGAAGGAAAGTGTTGCAGACTACCAGAAAGATCATCAATGCAGGTTGTAAGATATTCACAAAACGCACTATCAATCAAAAGCAAGTTATTGAATTTCCAACAACCAGGACCACGAAAATTATTCCCAGAGGACTGGatagaaagataaaaaaaaacatgatcgGCAAAAGGGCAAGGTTTaatgccccgtccacacgtatccggagatttttgcacccgcaattttttttatgcggatacaaaaatatctgcgtccacacaaagcgtatacgaatcgtattcgaccgtccacacgtatctgattcgtatccggacatctcaaaggattagtcaacagagcatgcgcactACAAAGAAAGCTGAGCCTGCGATAATTTTGGCGCCAAGTTTGCGGCTTTCTTGTTTGTTGATAAAGACTGGTTCTGatactgtgacgtcagcgtatacaaaaatatacggatacgagcgtccacacgtatccggatacacagcgtattcagaaatttccactctggagagcgtatacagaaatctccggatacaccgagcgtatacggcggacacgtgtggacgctaggtgtacccgcataaaaaaatttgcggatacaaaaatctccggatacgtgtggacggggcataATTTCGCAGGAAGCAACCGAAGACATAAATCTctgacaaacaaaaaatttatCAAGCCGGGAACCGATAGAAAAATCAGAATTAAACTAAGTACACTGACGCAGCTATGGATAAAACGTACGCCAGGCATTTGACGAAGTCGAaggaaaaatagaaagatattaAGCCGGAACAAAGTTCCAACCAAATTTGTCAAGATGGTGATCATATCAATTGTAATCACCAGCGATCATAACGGCGTCAGAAGGCAAATAATATCCGCCAACGTTTTGGAACCCGTTGTATCTCTAACTATAACATTTTATAGAATACACGCCTTTTGGAGAGGAAGTAAGAAAAATGCCCTAAAACGTACACTGCACTTGTAGCTTATGTTTTAAAACTCGCTAAAGCTAGTCTTTCCGGTGCCTCTCCGTTGCAGTTAATTGTTATATCCAGGCATGAATATTCTGCAGTTTTTACTTCCTGTGCATCTGTTTCTGTCCTCATTCCTTTGTAACCTCATTCGAGTCCTTCGAACTGAAAGCGTTTCTTTTTCCTTACTGAACCCCTTAAAGGGAAGAACATAACAAACTAGTGATAAAAATAGGGTTTATAAAAGACCAGAAAGTAAATTTTAaggtggaaaaaaaaagagaaacgtCAAACGGGGAGATCGATCTTAGCTTGGACCTTGGTCATGAGTTACACGATCTGCTTGGTGTTGGTCATGCATCAGCATGACGGTATATCCTGCAATATAATATTTACTTCCTCTGTGTCTGTTGCTATCGCCATTCCTTCTTATCTTCTTTGAGTCGTTGGAAGGACTTCATTCCTAATTGAAACTCCTCAAGGTTGGATCATAGAGCTCAACAAACTTTTCAAAGTTCATAGTTTATGAAAGATCGGTAAGTCAATCTTTCCTCCAGGTTTTTTTAAGggtaaatcttttttttctaattgATCTAGATACTAGTGCTAGCTAAGTTTCTTCTTTCAGAATTGCGGCAATCCAGTTATTCAGCCATCGAAATGTTTCGATATCGTCACTTCGTTTTCCTCCTACTCGCTTTAGTGActgtaagtaatttttttgCTAGAGTGAAATGTTTTTCCAATTGTTGTATCGGTATTCTTGTCCCCAGCACTATAATTTCAAAGTTCCCCTGCGTAGCAAGGATTTCGCATTGAGTCAAAGATAGGAAGGTATTTTCGGAGCACTCGATTACGATCATGCATCCCATGATGGTAatgtgaacaacaacaacaacaacaacaacactttatTCACTCTTGTACAAgcttaaatatatataaatatgaaaaaagaaGAACTAGAATAGTGCACAAATATTGAATCTGGAGGCTAATTAACTGGGTAGTTTTCGAGTTAGCCCCCGGTGAACGGTATTTAGCCGTCTTATTCTTTCTGGATTTCTGTAAAAGAGGACAACAAGAGAGTGTATGATTATCATTACCGGGGATTGAATCCTTCATGAAAGCCCaattttaataaattaatataataaatattgaCTTTTTAACTCTGCAAGGTTCCTTTTCCCGAAATAGGGAGACCTCATTGTATTAGGTGATACCAAATAATTAGtggctttcattgttaatttttaaattgttttaaattCATATTATCACATTGTCTTTGCAGATTGATGCATTTGACAATTCCACACTCAATTTGCGCACCAAACGATCCTTGTCCACAAATGATCTCGTTCTGGAACTGGCAAGTCTCAGTAATCTAATTAAACTTTGGcaattttgcatttattttaagTTCGCCATAAAAATACATTTCTTGTTATTGTTCTCGGTCTTCTCAAGTCCCAATgcatttttaatattttgacATGAGTTAAGGGGTGTCGGGGAAGGGGTGCAAGTGCGCTCCACCCCACGCtcccttcccccacccccctcccctggCTAATAAAGTGAGGATTGATCATCGGACTTACCTAGCTAATTTCAACCATTTGTTTCAAAAACCCTGAAAAATCCACTATTTAACCTTTTTTCATTTCGTAAATCAAGTTGTTGCTAAAGTTTACATGTTGCTGAAAGAGTCATGAAGAAAATATTACATCAATACTTTGCAAATGAAGTCCGAAGGCCGGACTCCTGCTAATTATCGCACCACCTTCTACCCTTTGACTTAACACGTGATTTGAATTAACTTGAATGCCGAGAGAATAGCTTTTAATCAGTCAGGAGTTTTAGTGTTGTTATCGTAAAGATCAAAAGTCTTCAGCGGACAATTTTGCAAGAATATTAATTGGGCAAAAACATGCACCTTACGGTATTTTCTTAGATCTATGGCTGCGATAAACCAATCACTTCAGCGCGTCTATGCTCCTGCGAAATTATTTCTTATTATAAGCCTTAATTACACACTGCCAAGGCGTTTTtgttaaaatcattttacaGTGAGGAATAACTAGTGCAGAGAGCGTAATATTGTTGGTCATTACTTGTCCTGTATTTTACCTTGCTAGATGCATAGGATGATTATTGAAGAAAAGCGTGACTTGGCCGCCACAGCAGACAACAGTGTTAGCATTGTCCAGAGAGGTTTGTTTTGGCTTCTACAGCCACTTGTGAGGATATTTTTTGTTCTGTCTAGTTTTTGGAGAATTCACCAAGAACATctatcttttttcaaatattttttttagttaCCGTTTACTGTTCTGAAAGTAAATAagttatttgttgtttgttcatGATTGACCCGCTTTTAGATTCATTCAGAGGGTCAAATGGCATTGTAAAGATGGCTTCTTGTTCTTGTCTTTGAAAAGCAAACTAGAATGATGCACTGAAAGACTGGATCGCATTCTATTGAAATTGAAGCGCTCGGCGCCATCTTGGCTGGACTTActgaattttcataaaaacccGGGACTTTATGCGGGAAAAATTCCATTTGATAATGCTTTGAAATTATGCGGAAAAACTTTGAAAGTGGTTTTTACAACATTGCGGCCACATCGCTTTCCTCTTACTCGGAACCTCAAGGTGTTACCCACAAGATAGTGCAATGATAGCCGAGGGGATTCCCTCTGGGAACACATCagagaaaaatagaaataaacgAATGAAAGAAAACACTAACCCCTTCCCTCGATCCCGGGAATGATGAATGATAACCCGTACAGGTCTCTACTTgattatacatgcaaaaaaaataattatacattcgcgctattgttttgtagaacactACGTATACCCAAGGGTATCGAATATGTACATagctaatttgtacttacgggatgaagaAAAATGGATCTCATTCCTCTCGCCCACTCGCTTTCTCCCatcctctctctcttctttcctcgCATCGCTCACACCGTTGCTCctttttgtcccagctttcctctttctattcCTTCGCCCTGTCCTTCtattccagatcccgctcgttTGCCTTGAACCTCCGGATTAGTTGTCCCTGTTCTTGAttactgagctaacgtgtcaatttgcaaattcacaccttgaaaatgtatttattttgaattctggctgactatttacataacaatggtaagtaattatatacacgtgccgtgCCGTGCCGACCACCTACAACACGTAGGTTAagacctggccaaacgctcgcaaaatttcaacattgtttCATGATGTTGTTGAAAGGGCTGGCCAagcgcacgcaacattttcaacgcaacatgttaatgttcatgtgccccaggcccctggcgagCAAACGTGTACAACATCATAGAACAagcaaaatgttgcacgaaaaatttgaccgttttcaaatttgattcaaaatcatccaacatgttgcaacatctCGCAACATATCACAACAGGGtagccaaacgtatgcaacatgttgtgctcAACactagggccgtttatacgacagaaaataagccgcgacTTAtattactctggccgcggcttacataagacgcgaacaccccgtataaatggtacaaaatctacgttcacggctttttcaagccgcggcttatcctggcctgggagtttatacgcgtacaaatagttcctttcgggtattatgtacgccgcggccagagtaagccgcggcttattttctctcgtttaaacggccctaatgttggaagatgttgcgttgaaatgttgagaACGTTTCCGTAATCGCCAGGCCTTTACCATGGTTTACAGTTCAGAGATCCATGTTTTAGTAgcactcttgaaacaaccccatCCCTTTACTAAtgcctttactaatgctaaccgGTACCCTACAACTACATCTAAAgacactgtttaggcttaaggttataATTAGTCCAtgtgataattaacaattattcgatgagcgcgcgttggatatgagatggtaaatagccaacgaggcgcgtagcgccgagttggctataaccagtctcgtatccaacaagcgctaatgggataattgttttattaaattcctttaaactccaaaagtttagaaagtacgaaatgcgagcgaaaaaagcgagcaaatccgagcgaaatcgaaaaaacttgatgagaactgatgcgatgtcgtgtaacaccttgtggtcagacagacgcaggctcgtcacaaaaatatttcttaccttttcgcgtacttctaaacgtcggaatttaaccgagctttccagaaaaaaatttttttttgctttcttcagagagaaatttcgctttccggcgaaaaaacttttagcttggcaacacttagatcaataatttaccatataaggtcaaactaaggtatatgagctgataaccgagattgagtgaaccaatcagagcacgagaattgcattatccgaggttgagaatttaataatttagtTTATCCAGTATTGCCGTGACGTGTGACCTGCTATTTCTTCATGCCCCGTggggcacacttataagttcactgtaTGAAAGAGTGTACCTTCACTAGGTACTGCTCGCATTACTTACTAAGTACCGCGCAAAAAGCAACTATCTCGccttgttgtttccattgcCAGCTGCTTGGGTATCAAATAAATACAGGTTGCTTGCTCATACAGGTCCAGTTAAAGGTTCAAACAACCAGGTACCACGCGTGTAAACTGTCTTTCCTTCTTGAATTTGCAACAAACGTACTACACGCTTCACAGAAAAGCGCTCGAGATAGAAAGGTAGTATGAAATTTTTCCGATCGAATtagaaattaatttaattttacagAATATTTTCCCCCGAAGATCTTCAAAACATTCGTTATTTCCCTGACAATTTGTTCTTTTTCTCCAAATTTTTCTCGTGCGATAATTGCCCAGTTATGGAAGTAGACCCTCTACATTCCCgggtaataaaaacaacaaaggcaCGCAATCTTAAGTGGGTGGGTCAGATTCTTAAAGTATAGTTGTGCGCAGAATTTTCTGAATGTGTCCAGGGCCCAGGTAGAGGAATAGCCGTTACAAACGAAGCAACCGCTTTAGCATAAGGCAATTCATGTTGAAGCGGGGAGAAAACAAATCGTTTTAACAGTACTGAATTACTTGAATAGGGGGTTGCATTGTTTGGTGTCGTTGGAAATGTAATGCCAATAGAGGGCTTGATTATGGCGGATATATACGGAGATGTAGTcgaaacagaaactaaaggaaATGCAAGGTCAATTCTTACAGCAATTTTGCCAccgtttttttgaaaatgtagcATACCGAAAGGGATAAGGTTTTAGGAAGTTGCTTATATAGGTTGACCTGTACTCAATAGAAATGTCATCATTCCTGAGTGAGGAAGATGTATCGCCAAAGGCTGTTGAACTTCTgattacagattttttttttgtcgggctattattaaatttaaagtttttctttcttttgcttcCCCGCAGACAATTGCACCAACATCAAGTCGATTGGTAAACCTGTGACTCACAATGCACTTTACCATGTTCAAGGAGCCTGGATGAAAGACCCGCTAGGAATCATGGGATCCGAGACTATATTTGTAATGCCACATTATTATAGAAACGTGCTTGAAGAgtatgaaaacatgaaaatgttTAAAGAAGGATTTGCGCGTAAGAAGTACACACTGCCTTATTACTGGGACGGAACAGGTGCTGTGGTATATGGACGATTTCTCTACTACAACAGGTAAGTGCTTTATTTTTCTCCTATGtttagaaaaaaaacccaatTTTATCTTTCATTCCAAGATTAACTGAACCTGTCATCTTTTAAAATCGGATCCTTTTGTCTGCTAGCATTCGTCTTAAACCCAAGAAATAATAATTGAGAAAGAATGAAGACAAATTATTTATCCACAGAGCAACCAACAAGATTCTTAAATGACCCAAGATTCTGGAAAAgtaaatttcttgaattttcctgggacattttggaaaataaattaaaaaaacaacaactaagAAAACATGGAAAATTACTGTTCTTTTTCTAGTTGGAAAGCTGCGTTTAGGCCAAATCTGAACCCATTGTTATTTATATGAAACTTGGTCAATGCTGGGTCGTTCCATACAAACAACGGTGCTTCCAATTGAATCAGAATCTGCCTTACACTTCCTTTAATATTCTAGACAAAGTTCCAGCCAAATTGTGAAGTACAATCTGCGATCAAAGCAAATAGAGGCTCAAATAAGCGTGAGCAATTGCGCACCGAGAAGTAACCAGTACCAGTGGGGTGGATACAGTGGAATGGACCTGGCAGTGGATGAGCATGGTTTGTGGGTGTTATGTGGAAATACCAACTATCCTCACAGGCTGAGGGTTGGTAAAATCGATGTGGTGTTCAACAACATTCCCCGTTATTTTGACCTAGGCACAGGTAAAtacgtgttttaaataaaacagcTATTAATCCATCCTCGTGATTGTGCGTAAAGGTACATGTAGAGCACGCGAAAAAATGTTGGTGCTAGACACACGCCATATATTAGAATAGAACAAGTTACCAGACTCTTCTTTTACCCAAAAAACTTAAACGTGTCCTAGTTTCAAAGTTTATAGAATCGAAAGTTTCAATTAAGTGCACAAGCTTACGATTCATCTCAGAATCTTCATGGAATTTGATTCTGTCATGTGATTTATGCAGAGAATCGATCCAAGGACTAAACATGCTTCTGAAAAAGTTCAAAAATGCACGTACAAAAGCATAAGCAATCCTACGGTTCGTTCCTCAGGAGAAACCATGGTGTGACTCTACAAAGGCCATTTCCTCACGTACAGTATTTAAGTTCCTTACAATTATAAGTCAACAGGCTtcaagggcagaaaatgaaaaccaaTTGTTAGATGCTGAAAACAGTGTGGGCATTATCCAGATTCCTTGAATGCAAATGCATACTAATACGAGCTCATAAATCTCATTGGATGTTTTGGTCTGTGGTATCGCTGAGAATTTGTACGAGTTGTGCTATGTTTCGACGAGCCCTCTAaggcgagtcaaaatacaaagaaCTAGTAGAAATACTTATTGCTACTTCACTCCAAAGCACCTATAAATAcgctatttattatccaactttttaGCATCTAATTTTTAGCAAACGAATTGTAAGCAACCGAGAACGTGGGAGAGATTATAGTGCTTGACAAGCGCGGGGGCAAACGTCAGCACCCGGTTCTCTTATGTACAACAACCAAGTGTACAATAACTGTAAAATATCTTGCTCAATTTGTACTCGTTTGTGCGTTTTCTGTACAGTAACTTATACAGTTGGACAATGATTGATATTAGCTTACAAGAGTTAATCAATTACAGGCCAGTTTTCATAAGTGAGTTATATTTACCCTGAAAGCCGTAACAGTAACTTATGCAGTAGCGTATTAATACGAATCACCACGTTTTGTTAGAACAAAAGAACGTTTAACAACACATTTGTTGCTTGTGTTAACTTTATGTTTATTGTGAAAACCAGTACTAACATATAACCTATATGGCTGGGAACAGCCACATTTAGCTTAGAATGGCACCATAAGTCATTTTTATATATTGTCAGTAAACTTTGCTGCGAACGTCTTGGTACGAGGGCGGTGTGACAGCACTGTGGAGTCGTCAGGAAAGCATGTGTTGAGTTGGGGTTAATTGTAAATGCAtggtttttataatttttttcaaaacactggaGGAGTGGATTAAGAGATTGTATGACGATAATTTATCATCATGATCATGGTTTATTTCCCCTTTTTTACTGAACAAGTTTCAGTGTCTGATGAAGACACTGGTACGAGAGTGGAAAATTTGGGTCATCAATCGTAACTTAGTTATTTCCATACTCTCTCTGTTGTATTTTTTAGAACCTATCACTTCGATGGGGAATGCTTTTGTTGCTTGTGGAGTGATCTACACCATTGACGATTACGATGACAGATTCACTACCATCAACTTTGCTTACGACACGAAGACGGGAAGGCAGTGGAACCCCAACATTAAGTTCATCAATCAGTATGGCGCTAACTCGATGGTGGATTACAATCCATGGGAGAAAGTTCTGTACGCTTGGGATAACAGATATCAAGTCACTTATCCCATTACTTTTGAGGAACATTAAAAAGTATCAAATGTTAAATGATAAAAATTGTTAGCAGTGACATATATTTCACCATATGTTATTTTAGCTAGAAATGGTAAGGGAGCTTTTCTTGGTGTTGGGATCCATAATGCATGTGTTTAAaagatattgaaaagaaaatacaagtTGACCTTCTGAAGTGTTATACAACAAAACGTCaatagagggtgctaatgggggtacccaattgtcagttaactactaatttttcggctaattgtcagttaactactatttttttagccaattgtcagttaactactaattttagttatctattaacttttattatctcagcgataataattgattcacaacctgaattttctttacttcaaaacgtaactggtaactaggtaaaggattcttcagataaaatttgatgacctcacctgcgctagaaccactttttaaaattttctttatatgtcttacatttctctggcaaaatttttctttccgccgactaaaatttcccgggaaaattaccgagaaatttatggaaagtctaaaacaagcaaacggaaaaattaaagctcaggtacgtgtggccccttaaatttgtcagtagaactctttgtagcgtagctttagttttagaaca
Above is a window of Montipora capricornis isolate CH-2021 chromosome 6, ASM3666992v2, whole genome shotgun sequence DNA encoding:
- the LOC138050805 gene encoding olfactomedin-like protein 2B, with the translated sequence MFRYRHFVFLLLALVTIDAFDNSTLNLRTKRSLSTNDLVLELMHRMIIEEKRDLAATADNSVSIVQRDNCTNIKSIGKPVTHNALYHVQGAWMKDPLGIMGSETIFVMPHYYRNVLEEYENMKMFKEGFARKKYTLPYYWDGTGAVVYGRFLYYNRQSSSQIVKYNLRSKQIEAQISVSNCAPRSNQYQWGGYSGMDLAVDEHGLWVLCGNTNYPHRLRVGKIDVVFNNIPRYFDLGTEPITSMGNAFVACGVIYTIDDYDDRFTTINFAYDTKTGRQWNPNIKFINQYGANSMVDYNPWEKVLYAWDNRYQVTYPITFEEH